From Populus trichocarpa isolate Nisqually-1 chromosome 19, P.trichocarpa_v4.1, whole genome shotgun sequence, a single genomic window includes:
- the LOC18108091 gene encoding uncharacterized protein LOC18108091: protein MARDMRKIMRLVVVAIVLTAYIASNGCVVNGRSIQSEDVELEKELAAINKPSIKTIETEYGDIYDCVDINKQPAFDHPLLKDHKAKTRPSLALEKILRASRKDASLLETNPTKLGLKEGCPAGSVPLRRATKEDLRRAKSSFKRLSSFEPSNPGQGYDFAGIVTTPPANVLFKGIAARISVYQPPVSGQQSSTALIQLQTQTETKVGSIQVGWTIDPELYGDSRARLFTKWSEEHDGTVDGCYNTLCSGFVVTNPNIPIDTAFNDVSIAQRSQVFQWMMVTLDPLSQDWWLSMQDDNIRIGYWPRELFSFSGFSVGGYNATWGGLVHTETDVSPAMGSGIFEDGNYNSTCNMVKVQVNIGNTFVSPYDNPVQVLQSRCFKASKQNTHPDYRFQFGGPGGLPNSCVA, encoded by the exons ATGGCTAGAGATATGAGAAAGATAATGAGACTTGTAGTTGTAGCTATTGTTTTGACAGCATATATCGCGTCAAATGGATGTGTAGTGAATGGAAGATCTATACAGAGTGAAGATGTAGAGCTGGAGAAGGAACTTGCAGCAATAAACAAGCCAAGCATAAAAACTATTGAG ACAGAGTATGGAGACATATATGACTGTGTGGACATAAACAAACAACCTGCTTTTGACCATCCACTGCTTAAGGATCACAAAGCCAAG ACGAGGCCTAGCTTAGCTTTGGAAAAGATTTTAAGAGCTTCAAGGAAGGATGCCTCTCTATTGGAGACTAACCCTACAAAACTAGGGTTGAAAGAAGGGTGCCCTGCAGGATCTGTCCCTCTACGAAGGGCCACAAAGGAAGATTTGAGAAGGGCTAAATCTAGTTTCAAAAGACTATCGAGTTTTGAACCAAGTAACCCTGGTCAAGGTTATGAT TTTGCAGGAATTGTTACAACACCACCAGCCAATGTATTATTTAAGGGGATTGCAGCACGCATTAGCGTGTACCAGCCTCCTGTTAGTGGTCAGCAATCAAGTACAGCTCTGATTCAGCTTCAAACTCAGACTGAAACAAAAGTGGGCAGTATTCAAGTTGGATGGACA ATTGATCCAGAATTGTATGGTGACAGCAGGGCTAGATTGTTCACCAAATGGAGT GAAGAACATGATGGAACTGTAGACGGTTGTTACAACACCCTTTGTTCAGGATTTGTTGTAACAAATCCAAACATTCCTATTGATACAGCTTTTAACGATGTCTCCATTGCTCAACGGTCTCAAGTTTTCCAGTGGATGATGGTAACTCTG GATCCATTAAGCCAAGACTGGTGGCTGTCAATGCAGGATGATAACATTCGAATAGGTTACTGGCCGAGAGAATTGTTCTCATTCTCCGGATTTAGTGTTGGAGGTTACAATGCAACATGGGGAGGTCTGGTCCATACCGAAACTGATGTTTCACCTGCCATGGGAAGTGGTATTTTTGAAGATGGTAACTACAATTCAACTTGCAACATGGTAAAGGTTCAAGTCAACATAGGAAATACATTCGTGTCTCCTTATGACAATCCTGTGCAAGTTCTACAATCTAGATGTTTCAAAGCTAGTAAGCAGAATACACATCCCGATTACCGATTCCAGTTTGGAGGACCCGGTGGTTTGCCTAATTCTTGTGTAGCTTGA
- the LOC112325330 gene encoding kunitz type trypsin inhibitor 104, translating to MLRLIGSLSFIWLLMAISTAAQPWPPVLDADGQPLRSGVEYYVLPGVTDVGGGLTLVDRNGSCPLYVGQEPLAPMVSRGIPVFFTPRVEDTIIRESSDFTVEFSGASTCGQSTAWMVGEENPETTTRYVVTGMEPRPSSTLWYFNIENNGQGVYALRWCPNCLTTNCPRPACESAGVIDENGKRLLVLDGSAFPFIFRRA from the exons ATGTTGAGACTGATTGGAAGCTTGAGCTTCATCTGGCTACTTATGGCCATTTCAACAGCGGCTCAACCCTGGCCTCCTGTGCTTGATGCTGATGGACAACCTCTTAGAAGTGGGGTAGAATACTATGTACTTCCAGGTGTAACCGATGTTGGAGGTGGTCTGACCCTTGTTGATCGGAATGGCTCGTGTCCACTTTATGTTGGTCAAGAACCTCTTGCACCTATGGTGTCCCGAGGTATTCCGGTTTTTTTCACTCCTCGTGTTGAAGACACAATTATAAGGGAGTCCAGCGACTTCACCGTTGAATTCTCCGGAGCCTCAACTTGTGGTCAATCTACAGCATGGATGGTCGGCGAGGAGAATCCAGAAACAACGACGAGATACGTCGTGACTGGAATGGAGCCACGGCCATCGTCTACACTCTG GTACTTCAACATTGAAAACAATGGACAAGGTGTCTATGCTTTGAGATGGTGCCCAAATTGTCTGACAACAAACTGTCCTAGGCCAGCGTGTGAATCTGCTGGTGTTATTGATGAGAATGGAAAACGCTTGTTGGTCTTGGATGGTTCTGCCTTTCCTTTCATATTTAGAAGGGCTTAA
- the LOC18108096 gene encoding autophagy-related protein 13b: MASSNNSTHTEAAEMEQIITEFFPKSLQIILESRSPFMSSRNYSGEQMVSLSPSSSSSSSPSVRPRDKWFNLALRECPAALENLDLWHQSYLEPMIVDVILVQVPPVRWDPVNYPPQREPVRNFSTKDQYPFHWNSDQEELGCEGKIEKIVERWEVQYEGRKSRDSGTGSRKLSNTFQTCYMKSILLFRSLYATVRLLPAYKIFRDLNSSGKIRSYTLTHRVSSFVEPFTREEEAEMQRFVFTPVDTSCGRLCLSVLYHSSLSDVSSESSTPVSPQFIPDYVGSPLAEPVKRFPSLPVSQGSLLSLPFSRQHSWYYDHNKASPPSFSFSPSPNRSGKHGSISNPSSCRFQPSSLPPHPPEVPSVHKKNTSFDEHYPSPSYTPSPSPSPPIYIPESHLSTAVSQSESAPVSIPATKHASSPLLSNKQNLPPSPPLKATTSCNPKTDESTGLVHPGATDEKLFSPRKDDIRKYASVKTLSNSSQQISFSRTSSRPETFDKKGHLSDPLEPGGLFPIKKSQDAAVGALVHTLKKPPTLCQDFSGSAALPPDSRSKMWSCNLQEYNPISVAPAGQQAAVSGVASSGLIASKTAADALEELKRYEEMKDLLLSQAGRSNA, from the exons ATGGCATCATCAAATAATAGTACACACACTGAGGCTGCAGAGATGGAACAAATTATCACTGAATTTTTTCCTAAGAGTCTTCAGATTATACTTGAGTCGAGGTCTCCTTTCATGTCATCGCGTAATTATAGTGGTGAACAAATGGTATCCTTATCTCCATCTTCTTCGTCCTCCTCCTCGCCGAGTGTGAGGCCAAGAGATAAATGGTTCAATTTAGCTCTTAGGGAATGCCCGGCTGCTCTTGAGAATCTTGATCTTTGGCACCAAAGCTATTTGGAACCGATGATTGTTGATGTGATTTTGGTGCAGGTGCCACCAGTTCGGTGGGATCCTGTGAATTATCCCCCCCAAAGGGAGCCTGTTAGGAATTTTTCGACCAAGGATCAGTATCCATTTCACTGGAATTCAGATCAGGAAGAATTAGGGTGTGAGGGTAAGATTGAAAAGATTGTAGAGAGGTGGGAAGTGCAGTATGAGGGTCGGAAGTCAAGGGATAGTGGTACTGGGAGCAGGAAACTTAGCAATACCTTTCAAACATGTTATATGAAATCAATATTACTTTTCAGGTCTTTGTATGCAACTGTTAGGCTTTTACCTGCATATAAAATTTTCCGTGACCTCAATTCATCAGGGAAAATTCGTTCATACACGCTTACACATAGGGTGTCTTCTTTTGTTGAGCCCTTTACACGCGAAGAAGAGGCTGAAATGCAGCGATTTGTGTTCACCCCAGTGGATACTTCCTGTGGTAGGCTTTGCCTTTCGGTGCTGTATCACTCTTCATTATCAGATGTCAGCTCTGAGTCGTCAACTCCTGTGTCCCCCCAATTTATCCCAGATTATGTTGGGAGTCCTTTGGCAGAACCAGTGAAGAGATTCCCCTCTCTTCCTGTGTCGCAAGGTTCTCTGTTATCTTTGCCATTCTCAAGACAACATAGTTGGTACTATGACCATAATAAAGCCTCACcaccttcattttctttctcacCATCACCTAATCGCTCAGGAAAGCATGGATCAATATCTAATCCTAGTTCCTGTCGATTCCAACCTTCGAGCTTGCCTCCTCATCCACCTGAAGTGCCTTCAGTTCATAAGAAGAATACGAGCTTTGATGAACATTATCCCTCTCCTAGCTATACACCATCTCCATCCCCATCACCACCAATCTATATTCCTGAGAGTCATCTTTCCACAGCTGTTTCACAATCTGAAAGTGCACCTGTTAGCATACCTGCTACCAAGCATGCTAGTTCTCCCCTGTTGTCCAACAAGCAAAACTTGCCCCCATCTCCACCACTCAAAGCTACCACATCTTGCAATCCGAAGACTGATGAAAGTACAGGTTTGGTTCACCCTGGTGCAACAGACGAGAAG TTGTTCTCTCCTCGGAAAGATGACATTAGAAAATATGCCAGCGTGAAAACACTATCCAACAGCTCTCAGCAGATTTCATTTTCCAGAACTTCCAGCAG ACCTGAgacatttgataaaaaaggCCATCTATCTGACCCCCTTGAGCCCGGAGGTCTCTTTCCGATTAAAAAATCCCAAGATGCAGCTGTTGGTGCTCTTGTACACACGCTGAAGAAACCCCCAACTTTATGCCAAGACTTCTCTGGTTCGGCTGCTTTGCCACCAGATTCTAGGTCCAAAATGTGGAGCTGCAACCTCCAAGAATACAATCCAATCTCTGTAGCACCAGCGGGTCAGCAGGCTGCTGTGTCTGGTGTTGCATCTTCAGGTCTCATTGCTTCAAAAACAGCAGCTGATGCATTGGAAGAACTGAAAAGATACGAAGAAATGAAAGACTTGTTGCTTAGCCAAGCTGGCAGGTCCAACGCTTAA